CGCATGGTGGACGGCGGCGGCGACACCTACCAGTTTCCGGGCTTCCTGGCTCAGCTCAGCGCGTTTCGCAAACCGCTGCTCGCGGCGGTCAACGGCGTGGGCGTGGGCATCGGCATGACCATGCTGGCCCACTGCGATCTGGTGCTGATGTCAAGCACCGCCCGTTTGCGCACGCCCTTTCCCCAACTCGGCCTCGCCCCCGAGGCCGGCAGCAGCGGCCTGTTTCCGCTGCGCATGGGCTGGCAGAACGCAGCCCACACCCTGCTCTCGGGCAAATGGCTGAGCGCCCAGGACGCCTATGAGGCGGGCTATGTGTGGAAGATCTGCGAACCTGAGCAACTCATCGAACAAGCCCTGGCTGTGGCCACGGATATTGCCGCCAACCCGATTCCGTCTCTAATCGCCACCAAAGAACTCATGTTGGCCGGCGGCCGGCTGGCCGTGGCCAGAGAATCCCACGCCCGCGAGCTGGAAGCCTACAAACACCTGGTCGGTGCCCCGGCCAACCGCGAGGCGATTGCGGCTTTCTTTGAGCGGCGCGAGCCCGACTTCAGCAAGGTACCCGGAGCATGAGGAGGACGAGTCATGACCCAATGGAATTACACCAAGGGACTTCACGACCTGGGCAACCAGGTCTACGCCTATCTGCTGCCCGACGGCTCCGGCCTGATTGTCGGAGGGGACCACTCGCTCCTGGTCGATACCTTATTTGATCTGAGACTGACCCGGGACATGCTCGACACCATGCGGGCCGCCGTGCCGGCCGCCGCCTCGATCAAGACCCTGGTCAACACTCACGCCAACGGCGACCACTATTTTGGCAACGAGCTGGTCCACGGCGCCGAGATCATCGCCTCGCGGGCCTGCGCCGACGAAATGGGCGAGTTGCCCCCCGAGCGGCTGGCCGAGATGATGCGGGCCGCCCCCAGCATGGGGGAACTGGGCGCCTACCTGTCCGAAATCCTCGGCCCGTTCGAGTTTGAGGGCATCAGCGCCACGCTGCCCACCCGGACGTTTGAGGGCCGTCTCGACCTCCACCTCGGCGACAAGGAGGTGTGCCTGATTCAGGTTGGCCCGGCCCACACCCGGGGCGACGTGCTGGTCTATGTCCCGGACGACCGTACCATTTTTACCGGCGATATTCTGTTTATCGACGGCACCCCCCTGAAACGGTCCGGTTGCCAACTGGATCAAAGCCTGTGACCTGATGCTCGGCCTTGAGCTCGAGACGGTCGTGCCGGGCCACGGACCGATTACCGACAAACGCGGGGTGGAGGCGGTCAAGGGCTATTTGTAGTATATCGAGGCCGAGGCCCGCAAACGCTATGACGCCGGCCTGTCGTGGACCGAAGCGGCAAACGATATCGGGCTGGGCGATTACTCGGCCTGGGGCGACGCCGAGCGCATCGCGGTCAATGTCAATACGCTGTATCGGGAGTTCAGCGGCGACCCGACCCCGCCGGCTTTTGCCGACCTTTTCGGGACGATGGCCGGCTTGGCCAAGCGGGAAACCGTCAAACCTCAAATGTGATTCGCCGGTGTTCTACACTCCAGGATTCTGACCAATCCGGATACGGCCAGGTTGGACCACCACAAAATGGCCAAGGAGTTTCTCACCCTTCTCGTTGACCAAAGTCAGCACTGCCTGCGGCAGACTCGCACGCACCTTTCCAGGAAAACGGGTGAGAATAACCCCACCGGCTGAACGTGTACTTGCATACACGAGTTGCCCAAAGTCCTTATCCTCTGTCAGCAGCACTCTCTGCTGACGGATGGCAAGGTCAATAACAAGCGCATCGTCCGCTCTGGGAGCAATATCGACAATAGCTAAGACTTCATGGCCGGCAGTACGAGGGGCACGGACGACGGCAAAATCACAACTTTCATCAGCCAGGAATCGCATGCTCTAGTCGGCGGAGGAAGACGCAGGAGAGTTGAGCAAGAGAATCTCTTCATGAGCGAGTGTGTCGGCAGCGTAACTGAGTGCGGCACGAATATCCTCTAAGCTAAGGCGTGGATACGCGTCGAGCAGATCGGCTTCTGTCGCTCCTTCGCCCATCTTTCGCACGATTAACTCAGCAGGGATTCGTGTTCCGCGAATAAGCGGTTTACCGAGCATCACCTTGGGATCTATTTCGATACGATCCATTAGCGCCATTGTTTTTCTCCTCATGGTGTATTTGTCACCAACCGAGGGCAGGACGAGGCTCATCAGTCATATGGGGCATCTGATGAGTACGAGCGAGCGCCTTTTGTCTCGGATTCGCATTCTGGACCCAACTCCTGAGGAAATATGCTTTGTTTTTCCATTAGACGTTCTCCCGGGATGGAGAGCGAGTGGGACGTGAGGTTCTTTTTGGTGCTGGCTCCTGTGTTAGCTCGCGCGTCAGGTCTTCCCCGCTCCCGCCGGCTACCGGCGGAAAAATGCTCAGGCTGTCGCCGTCGGTCAAGACCTGATCGAACGCGCGGGTCTGCTCACCGTTGACCAGCACCATCTGGGCCAGATCCTCGGGGATATCCAGCTGTTGGATCACGTCCCGGATGGTGGCGTCCTGGTCGAGCGTCAGGACAGCCTTGCCGGCCTTGGAGCCGGGCGGCAGCTTCTTGCGCAGGGTGGCAAACAGCCTGAGCTTGACTTCCATCACTCGGCCTTTCCAATCCCCGGCGTCGGCGTCGGATTCAGCTCGCGGTAGTGCTCGGACTGGGTGCTGACCAGCGGTCCGTGGGTGGCGGTCTTATCCCAGGCTGGTGGCGTTTTACCGTCAACCCGATAGGCCCGGTCGCGGGCCGGCGCGCCGAGAAGCGTCCGTCCGATCAGGGCCTGGGCGGCTCCGCTGGCCACATAGGCGCGACGCACATCGGTCGGATTGGCCTTGACATAGGCCGCCCAGTCGCCCAGGGGCTGCTGGGTCTGAATCAGGCCCTTGACCATGCCCACATCGTTCAGCATCGTCACGTCATCAATCGGCCCGACGAACAGGGCGCCGACGATACGGTCTTCGTGCCACACATACTTGCGGTAGATCGGCCGGCTGGCATTGAACACCGTCGTGGTGTCGTGTCCCTCGTCCCGCCACAGACCAAAGCTGGCGCAGTGCAGATTGACCACGTCCAGGACGTTGAGCAGCAGGCTGCCCGGATAATGGGTCTCGTGGCCGGCCATATTGGCCCCGGCAATCCGACCATGGTCAACTGCGGTGGGCTGGATGGCGTGGGCAGAAGCCGAGGTGTCGGACGCGGTGCGACCGGCCAGGATATCCGGCCCGATCGCCACATCGCCGGCCGCATAAATGCCCGGGATATTGGTCTGCATCCGGTCGTCAACCGGGATCCCGCCAGGTTCGACACTGACCCCCGAACCCGCCAGAAAGTCAATATTGGGCCGGATACCGGTGGCCATGATGACAAGATCGGCCTCAAGCGTCTGTCCCGAACTGAGGGCCAGCGACAGTTTCCCGCCAGCGTTGCGCCGGATTTCCTGCACCTGGGTGCCGTGAGCCAGCCCTCAACCGCCCCCGCCCCGGTCGCGTCGAGCATGCGCGGCAGGATCTGGTTTTCCGCCTCAACCACCGCCAGCTTCCAGTCCAGCTTGGCCATGGCGTTCAGGACAATAAAGCCAATGAAGCCCGCGCCGATGAGTACCGCGCTGGGCGTGGCCTGGGCTTTGGCGATCACCTTCTGCGCGTCATCCAGCGTCCACAATGAGTACACCCCCTCCAGATCGCTGCCCGGGATCGGCGGCTGTTGGGCGGACGAGCCGGTTGCGATCAGCAGGCTGTCAAACGCGCGAGTCGTGCCATCGCTGAGGGTGAGGGTTTTTTGTCCGCCGTCAACCCGGGTGACCGTAGTATCGAGCAGCGCCTCAATACCCCGCTCGGCAAAATAGTCCCGGTCACCGGTCAGGACGTGTTTTTCCGGAATTTCCTGGGCCAGATAATACGGCAGCACCATCCGCGAGTAGGCCGCTTCGTTGGAGATCAGGCTCACCGCCGCGTCGGCATCCTGAGCCCGAATGGTTTCGGCCGCCGCCACGCCGGCCGGCCCCGCACCGATAATGATATGTTGTGCCATGCTCAATCCCTCGGCAAAGGTGAATGCTGATTCCTCCTGACGAGCGGTCAGCAGCGTTCGCCTCAGTCGTCCAGGCCCAGCTCCTTCAGCTTCTCGGGCGTCACATTGCCGTCTTTGTCCCAGCCGCGCAGCGCATAGTACTCGGGCAGCATCTCACCCAGGCGGTTGACCTTGCCCTTGGCCGGGCCGGACGGCAAGGGTTCCTCCAGAATGCGCTTGGGCAGGGTATCCTCGGTGCCGCCCACGCCGGCCCGCTCGTTCCAGCGCCGCTCCAGATTCCAGATCCGCTCGCCAATGGTCAGCAGCTCTTCCAGCTCGAAATTCACCCCGGTCGCTGCGGCCAGCTGGGGCAGCATTTCCTCCAGCCCCACGCCAAAGGTCAGGAACTGGCACAACCCGGTGGCGTCGACCGTCGAGGTGGCATCCTGAAACAGCTTGGTGATCTCGGCCTTGCCCTCGGTTGCATTGGGGTCCATCTGACGCGGCAGGCCCAGAATCTCGGCCGCCACCGTATATGCCTTCAGATGACACGCGCCCCGGTTCGAGGTCGCATAGCCCAGGCCCATGCCCTGAATCGCACGGGCCTCATAGGCGGCAAACTCTTGACCGCGCACACCCATGAAAAACTCGGGGTGCCCGAACTTCTCGGTCATGCGTTTGGAGCCCTCGGCCAGCTCGGTGCCAAATCCCTGGCGATAGGCGATCCGCTCGGCCATGCTCAGCAGCGCCTCGGAACTGCCAAAATTCAGCGGAATCTCGGTCTGGTCGAGCGACACAGCCTGCTTTTCGTACAGCTCCATGGCTGCGGCCACGGTGGCGCCAAAGCTGATCGAGTCCATGCCCAGGTCGTTGCACAACCAGTTGGCCTTGATCAGGGCGTCCAGATCGCCGATCCCGCACTCCGAGCCCATGGCCCAGGCAGCCTCATACTCGGGTCCCTCGCCGGCAATTTTCCAGTTCCGCGGGCTGGTGCTGACCTCATATTTGCTCGACGCCTCGCCCGGCAGGGTGGACACCCGGCCACACGCAATCGCGCACGAAAAACACGCCTTATTGGCCACCAGCCGGGTCTCGGTCAGCGTCTCGCCGCTGATGTCTTCGGCCTCTTCAAACACCGACTGCTGGTGGTTGCGGGTCGGCAGGGCGCCGTGTTCGTTGATCACGTTGACCAGGACCTCGGTGCCGTACATCGGCAAACCCTGGGAAGTGACCGGCGACTCGCGCAGCTTTTCCTTCATCGTCCACATGCCCTGCATGAAGGCCATTGGGTCGGCCAGGCTGACCCCGCCGGTCCCTCGCACGGCAATCGCCTTGAGGTTTTTGGAGCCCATGACCGCACCAACCCCGGAGCGGCCGGCCGCCCGGTGCAGATCGTTCATGATGCAGGCAAAGCGGACCAGGTTTTCGCCGGCCGGACCGATGCTGGCGATAATCGTGTCGGGCACGCCCAGCTCAGCGCGCAGAGCTTCCTCGGTCTCCCAGACCGTTTTGCCCCACAGGTCGTCGGCATCCCGGAGTTCGACCGCATCGTCATAGATCCACAGATAGCACGGCGACGACGCCCGGCCTTCGAGAATCAGCATGTCATAGCCGGCAAACTTGAGTTCCGGGCCCCAGTAGCCGCCCGAGTTCGAGGTCGTAATCGCGTTGGTCAGCGGCCCCTTGGTAACGACCATATAGCGCGAGCCACACGAGGCGCTGGTTCCGGTCAGGGGTCCGGTCACAAACAGCAGCTTGTTGTCCGAGTCGAGCGCGTCGACCGTCGGGTCCACTTCCTCGGTCAGATATCTGGCGCCGAGCCCACGGCCGCCCACATACTCTCTGGCCCACTGTTCATTCAGCGGCTCTTTGGTGATGGTCCGCTCCGTCAGGTTGATACGCAACACCGTGCCTGTCCATCCGTTTGCCATGGGTCGTCTCCTTATTTGTCAGCCACAAAGCCGTGATTGACCCGGTCCGCCCAGCTGGCCAGCCAATCGGCCTGTTCCATGTCAACATATTCGAGGGCGCCGGTCGGACACGAGTGTACGCAGGCCGGCTCGCCGCCGCACAGGTCACACTTGAACGCCTTATGGGTGTCGGGATTATAGAAAACCGTGCCATACGGGCAGGCCACCGTACACACCGCGCAGCCGACACACACGTCGTCCATCACGACCTTGGCTTCGGTGTTGGGATCGATGGCAATCGCGTTGACCGGGCAGGCGGTCAGACACCAGGCTTCTTCGCACTGAAAGCAGGTATAGGGCGAGTAGACAGCCTGCTCATCAAAGATGTGGACCCGAATCACGGACCGGGATGGTTGGAACGTACCGGTTTGGACAAACGCGCACGCCAGCTCGCACTGCACGCAGCCCGTGCATTTATCGGTGATGACACGGAGCTGTTTCATACACCCTCCTTGCTCCGCACTGGGGCCAGCCCCAGCACAATCGGCTCCGGCCATCTTAAACCTCTGGGCTCAGAGATCAACTGTCAGAGGCGACCTGAACCGGGGCGCAATGCGGCGCGATGCTCCACATCTCGGGCGTTCCACCGTGTCCCTCTCCCACCGTTACCATGAATGTGGTACACCAGCGGTCTCTGGGTAGGAGGTCAATGCCGACTGGCATGATGAAAAGTGCATTCGCATCTGCTTCCTATCTATAAATCCAAACTAGCCGTAATCGCTGGCCACTCGCCCTGAGAACCGTTGATGGAACTCCCCGAAGATATCTGTTTCATCCCGCTGAAATACGGCGCAAACTGCCGGTCGTGCAAAGCGAACCTGAAAGTGGGCGAGCGGGCTTACTGGTCACCGTCCGCGAAGAAGGTCTGGTGCGCTAGGTGCGTTAGCGGTAAGAACCCTCCTGTCCAGAGTGCAGCAGATCGTAGAGCAGAGAAGTCGCAGAGTGCAGCAAGTAATACAAATCCGAATCCAGCAAGAGTGCGGAAGCTGCCCGTAGACAACCCACAAGCTCTCTGGCAGCGACTGTGCGAATACGCACGACGATGCATCGAGGCGGAAGCGGCAAAATCCCTGGTTCCGTACAACAAGGAGGGCTCTCTGTGGTTCTCGTATTCTGGAGAAGATAAATTGGTGGTCGGGGAGGGCGACTCAACACCAGCATCCAGAAAACTCGCCGATCGACTGGGCTCTCGCACCGGGTCGCAAGATGGGCGGTCGATCATCTATGGCTGGCCGACGGTCGTCGTGATCGAACGTAACCACATGCCCAAGGTTGCCCCTCTCTTTGCTGTTTCCGTCGATCCAGAACAAGACTCCAACGGCGAATGGATACTTCACGCGAAGACGGAGCCGGAATTCAACTTGGCCGTCACGGCCAGCGGTATCTTCGATCCTTCGATTAACGAAGAAGTCGCTGACCTTCTCGACCACGGCCTGCCGTTCGGCGATCCGGTCTCTTTCGCCGCTCTCGTCGAACAGACGGCCGAGGTGCTGGGTCTCGATATCCTGTCGCACCGACTCGACCCGAAAATACTCGACCCGAGCCTAGGTAGAAAACAGGGCGTCTACAACGCCGCCGTCTCAGTCTTGGCCGAGAGTTCCAGCTATCACACCGCCATCTGTGAGGAACTGCGGCAATTGGAGACTCGGAAAGACTGGTCTGCCACGGCGGCGGCGTACCTCCTCCCAGACGACTCCGCGCCAAAAGAAGACCTACAACCCCCGGCCGGACCTCTTGCAGCGCCTCTCCTATGCAACCAGTCGCAGGAAGAAACGCTCGAACGCCTCCGTAGAGCCCCTCTAACGATCGTGACCGGACCGCCCGGGACAGGCAAGACTCAACTCGTAGTGAATGCGGTTACCAACGCATGGCTGGACGGCGACAAAGTCCTGGTGACTTCAACCAACAACGCTGCGGTAGACGTAGCTGCCAAGCGGGCGGCAGATGACATCTGCCGCGGATTGTTGATCCGCACGGGCAACCGTTCCGCACGCGAGAATATTGCAGATCTCATCACTGCGGCGTCAGCTCAAGCGACAAAATACGCCGATGGCCAAGCAACAACGCGCGCCCAGCTGAAACGCTCCGCCACCGAGCGCACGCAGTTGATGGAGAAACTCGCACGACTGGACGAGCTGGACAAGGAGCTGTTATCTGTCGCCGAAAAGCTGGAGGAGAACAGGCTGGCCCTGAAGGAGGCAGCGCAAACACTCTGGTCCGATGCGAGTCCTCCAGAATTGGCCATCAGTTCCAGTAGAACCGAGCAACGAGCCAGGAGATTGCTACGGGCATGGTTCTTCCGTCGCTTCCGTACCCAGCACCTGCGTAAGCAACTCGGCTGCATTGAGACCGCTCCACTGGAACAGATCATCACTTGGGCTCGAACTGATCAGTCCAGATTGAAGCTGACCTCTCAATTGGAGATTAGACGAACTGAACGCAGACAGCTGGAGGCTACCGTGGGCGACCCGACAGTCAGCGTGCAGCAGGCAAACCGGAAATGGGCGGAAGCCAGTCTCTCTGCGATCCGTTCGGAGACCGCGGCGCGTATCCGATCCAGCGCCAATCAACTGGCGGATTTCGGCAGGATGTCTGCCCGCGGCGGACAGGTTAAGCGAGCCATCGGCAATTCGCTTGCGAGCTTGCGAGGCTGGGCATGCACGGCACTGTCGGCGGGTTCCAATTTTCCGCTAGAGTCTGGACTATTCGACTTGGTGATCGTCGACGAGGCCAGCCAGTGCAGTCTGGCATCCGTGCTGCCGTTGGCCTACCGCGCGAAACGTCTGACATTGGTAGGGGACCCGTCTCAATTGCCTCCAATCGTTTCCCTCAGCGATCAACTTCTACAGGATATCGCCACCCAGGCGGGATTCAAAAACGACAAGCTGCGCGAACAGGGCATCCACCACAAGAACGGTTCAGCCTACTTCGCTTTCAAGTTTGCCGCACGACCCCAAGCACCGCTTCTCCTCAACGAACACTACCGCTGCCACCCGCACATCGCTCGTTGGTTCAACCGAACATTCTACAAGAACGAACTCAATGTACTGACAGAAGTCAATGAGATAGCCCAGTGCGACCGCGCCATCTGCTGGCGGGACATCGAGGGAGTGGCAGAACGGCCCCCTGCCGGGCAGAGTTGGCTAAACCGAGCAGAGGCGGAGCAAAGCGTCGAACAGCTTGGCGAGCTCCTGTGTTCCTTCTCGACTGTCGGTGTCCTGACTCCTTTCGCTGCACAGGCGCAGCTCATAGAGCAGCTAGCCAAAGAGCGATTCGACCGTTCCATTCTGAAGGAGAAGGAGTTCGTATGCGGAACTGCACACAGCCTCCAAGGAAACGAACGGGATGCGATCCTGATCTCCTGTGTGCTGTCTCCCGGCATGTCCGAGAACAGCGCCTTCTGGGTAGAAAAAGAAAGAAACCTTCTGAACGTGGCCGTCAGCCGCGCCCGTCGAGCGCTGATCGCTCTCGGCCATCCGGCCATGAGTGATTTGGGCAATCCAACCCTAGCCTCCCTGCGCGCCTATCTGCGCGATGAGATTCCACAGAATGGTGGCTCTGCTGAGCCGTTCGCCGAGTTTCGTACGGACAGCAGGTCAGAGGAACTCCTGCTCGACGCCATGCAGCTCAGAGACCTCGCTCCCTATGCCAAGCTCAACGTGGAGGGATACGAGTTGGACTTTGCCCTGTTGGAACAGGGAATCAAGCTGAACATCGAGGTTGACGGCGATCAGCACCTCGACGCCCGAGGCCGGCAACGACGCCAGGACATCACCCGCGACCGCGTCATATCCAAGCTCGGCTGGACAGTCCTACGGATACCGGCGTGGCGGTGCCACGAGGAAATCGACTCGGTGATTGACGAAATCGAGAAAACACGAGACCGATTGCTCGTCGAGACATCTCGGCGGACGCTTTCATAATTACTCTGCAGACGTTGCTCGCCGAGACTGACTAAGCTGCGGTCAGATGGCGACCACGCCCCCTCTCCCACCCGTGCCATGAATGTGGTACACCGGCGGGAGCTTGGCAGGAGGAATGGTATGCGTAGAGCTGACCTGCATCTGGTGGTGTGCCTGTTGGCCACACTCCTTGTGTTCCATGCGCCGACCTGGGCGGACGATACGAGTGTCGCCCCGCAGGCCGAACGCAGCTGGCGGCTGTTGTCGGAACTGACGCCCGAAGAACGCCAACGGCTCGACTTTTCGACCGATACCCCGCGCGACGCCACCATTCCGTATATGCCGGCCGAGCCGTATCCCTTTGAGCCGCCCTACACACCCGAAGAGATCGGCTTTCGGGCCATGGAATTCCCCCACATGCCGCGCTGGAACTGTGTCCAGATCGAAGACAGCGGCACCCTCACCCCGACCGGCTATCTGTTCATCAACCAGATCATTGTCCTGATCCAATATGATGAGCCGGCCGGCCTGATGGGCCAGATCCTGGCCGAGCCCGGCGAAGTCTTCTCGCGCTGGCTGAGCCAGGATATTGCCCCGCCGGAAAACCACGGCAACCAGCTGCTGTTTGCCACCTATCGGACCAACAAGGAACTGACCAAGAAGGCCGATATGTTCGGCTACTCGCCGACCCTGCGCCGCGTGCGCCGCTTTCCCCAGCCCCGGCGTCAGGATAAATTTCCCAACCAGCCGGTCGCCTACGACGACTTTCTGGGCCGCGACGCCTGGGAGTTCTCGTGGCGGGTGATCGGCACCGATGTCCTGTACGAGACGGCCCGCTTTCCGAACACCCGTCAGTTCATGACCCTGCGCGCCAAAGACGGCACCTTTAGCGATGTCCCGGCGACCGACCTCAAGCTGATGGGCAGAGACTACTCCTATTACACCGAGGACGGGGGCGTCCGCACTTATGTCATGGAGGCGACCGCCAAGTCCGACTGGCTGCCTACCTATTACGCGCCCCGGATTCTGTACTGGGTCGATCAGGAATACTTCTACCCGCTGCGGATCGAGGCCTACGGTCCGGACGGGGAACTCGTCCTGATTGAGGAACGTCTGGCCGAGCTGATGAACCCCGCGCTCAAGGAGCGTGGCTATCA
The sequence above is a segment of the Desulfurellaceae bacterium genome. Coding sequences within it:
- a CDS encoding DUF433 domain-containing protein; translation: MALMDRIEIDPKVMLGKPLIRGTRIPAELIVRKMGEGATEADLLDAYPRLSLEDIRAALSYAADTLAHEEILLLNSPASSSAD
- a CDS encoding 4Fe-4S dicluster domain-containing protein, whose amino-acid sequence is MKQLRVITDKCTGCVQCELACAFVQTGTFQPSRSVIRVHIFDEQAVYSPYTCFQCEEAWCLTACPVNAIAIDPNTEAKVVMDDVCVGCAVCTVACPYGTVFYNPDTHKAFKCDLCGGEPACVHSCPTGALEYVDMEQADWLASWADRVNHGFVADK
- a CDS encoding FAD-dependent oxidoreductase, with protein sequence MAHGTQVQEIRRNAGGKLSLALSSGQTLEADLVIMATGIRPNIDFLAGSGVSVEPGGIPVDDRMQTNIPGIYAAGDVAIGPDILAGRTASDTSASAHAIQPTAVDHGRIAGANMAGHETHYPGSLLLNVLDVVNLHCASFGLWRDEGHDTTTVFNASRPIYRKYVWHEDRIVGALFVGPIDDVTMLNDVGMVKGLIQTQQPLGDWAAYVKANPTDVRRAYVASGAAQALIGRTLLGAPARDRAYRVDGKTPPAWDKTATHGPLVSTQSEHYRELNPTPTPGIGKAE
- a CDS encoding AAA family ATPase: MELPEDICFIPLKYGANCRSCKANLKVGERAYWSPSAKKVWCARCVSGKNPPVQSAADRRAEKSQSAASNTNPNPARVRKLPVDNPQALWQRLCEYARRCIEAEAAKSLVPYNKEGSLWFSYSGEDKLVVGEGDSTPASRKLADRLGSRTGSQDGRSIIYGWPTVVVIERNHMPKVAPLFAVSVDPEQDSNGEWILHAKTEPEFNLAVTASGIFDPSINEEVADLLDHGLPFGDPVSFAALVEQTAEVLGLDILSHRLDPKILDPSLGRKQGVYNAAVSVLAESSSYHTAICEELRQLETRKDWSATAAAYLLPDDSAPKEDLQPPAGPLAAPLLCNQSQEETLERLRRAPLTIVTGPPGTGKTQLVVNAVTNAWLDGDKVLVTSTNNAAVDVAAKRAADDICRGLLIRTGNRSARENIADLITAASAQATKYADGQATTRAQLKRSATERTQLMEKLARLDELDKELLSVAEKLEENRLALKEAAQTLWSDASPPELAISSSRTEQRARRLLRAWFFRRFRTQHLRKQLGCIETAPLEQIITWARTDQSRLKLTSQLEIRRTERRQLEATVGDPTVSVQQANRKWAEASLSAIRSETAARIRSSANQLADFGRMSARGGQVKRAIGNSLASLRGWACTALSAGSNFPLESGLFDLVIVDEASQCSLASVLPLAYRAKRLTLVGDPSQLPPIVSLSDQLLQDIATQAGFKNDKLREQGIHHKNGSAYFAFKFAARPQAPLLLNEHYRCHPHIARWFNRTFYKNELNVLTEVNEIAQCDRAICWRDIEGVAERPPAGQSWLNRAEAEQSVEQLGELLCSFSTVGVLTPFAAQAQLIEQLAKERFDRSILKEKEFVCGTAHSLQGNERDAILISCVLSPGMSENSAFWVEKERNLLNVAVSRARRALIALGHPAMSDLGNPTLASLRAYLRDEIPQNGGSAEPFAEFRTDSRSEELLLDAMQLRDLAPYAKLNVEGYELDFALLEQGIKLNIEVDGDQHLDARGRQRRQDITRDRVISKLGWTVLRIPAWRCHEEIDSVIDEIEKTRDRLLVETSRRTLS
- a CDS encoding MBL fold metallo-hydrolase, which produces MTQWNYTKGLHDLGNQVYAYLLPDGSGLIVGGDHSLLVDTLFDLRLTRDMLDTMRAAVPAAASIKTLVNTHANGDHYFGNELVHGAEIIASRACADEMGELPPERLAEMMRAAPSMGELGAYLSEILGPFEFEGISATLPTRTFEGRLDLHLGDKEVCLIQVGPAHTRGDVLVYVPDDRTIFTGDILFIDGTPLKRSGCQLDQSL
- a CDS encoding enoyl-CoA hydratase/isomerase family protein, with amino-acid sequence RMVDGGGDTYQFPGFLAQLSAFRKPLLAAVNGVGVGIGMTMLAHCDLVLMSSTARLRTPFPQLGLAPEAGSSGLFPLRMGWQNAAHTLLSGKWLSAQDAYEAGYVWKICEPEQLIEQALAVATDIAANPIPSLIATKELMLAGGRLAVARESHARELEAYKHLVGAPANREAIAAFFERREPDFSKVPGA
- a CDS encoding aldehyde ferredoxin oxidoreductase family protein, which translates into the protein MANGWTGTVLRINLTERTITKEPLNEQWAREYVGGRGLGARYLTEEVDPTVDALDSDNKLLFVTGPLTGTSASCGSRYMVVTKGPLTNAITTSNSGGYWGPELKFAGYDMLILEGRASSPCYLWIYDDAVELRDADDLWGKTVWETEEALRAELGVPDTIIASIGPAGENLVRFACIMNDLHRAAGRSGVGAVMGSKNLKAIAVRGTGGVSLADPMAFMQGMWTMKEKLRESPVTSQGLPMYGTEVLVNVINEHGALPTRNHQQSVFEEAEDISGETLTETRLVANKACFSCAIACGRVSTLPGEASSKYEVSTSPRNWKIAGEGPEYEAAWAMGSECGIGDLDALIKANWLCNDLGMDSISFGATVAAAMELYEKQAVSLDQTEIPLNFGSSEALLSMAERIAYRQGFGTELAEGSKRMTEKFGHPEFFMGVRGQEFAAYEARAIQGMGLGYATSNRGACHLKAYTVAAEILGLPRQMDPNATEGKAEITKLFQDATSTVDATGLCQFLTFGVGLEEMLPQLAAATGVNFELEELLTIGERIWNLERRWNERAGVGGTEDTLPKRILEEPLPSGPAKGKVNRLGEMLPEYYALRGWDKDGNVTPEKLKELGLDD
- a CDS encoding outer membrane lipoprotein-sorting protein, producing the protein MRRADLHLVVCLLATLLVFHAPTWADDTSVAPQAERSWRLLSELTPEERQRLDFSTDTPRDATIPYMPAEPYPFEPPYTPEEIGFRAMEFPHMPRWNCVQIEDSGTLTPTGYLFINQIIVLIQYDEPAGLMGQILAEPGEVFSRWLSQDIAPPENHGNQLLFATYRTNKELTKKADMFGYSPTLRRVRRFPQPRRQDKFPNQPVAYDDFLGRDAWEFSWRVIGTDVLYETARFPNTRQFMTLRAKDGTFSDVPATDLKLMGRDYSYYTEDGGVRTYVMEATAKSDWLPTYYAPRILYWVDQEYFYPLRIEAYGPDGELVLIEERLAELMNPALKERGYHNLLALWWDPQQDFYSYGVHDAMDLREWSQADKDVFFNPDFMRRGWFPVPLKTQAGVSTPEEFYLRPHLYRDKFPTERTIRLSDALEARIKAQNEAGQIVFIGGEN
- a CDS encoding MoaD/ThiS family protein → MEVKLRLFATLRKKLPPGSKAGKAVLTLDQDATIRDVIQQLDIPEDLAQMVLVNGEQTRAFDQVLTDGDSLSIFPPVAGGSGEDLTRELTQEPAPKRTSRPTRSPSRENV
- a CDS encoding DUF5615 family PIN-like protein; this translates as MRFLADESCDFAVVRAPRTAGHEVLAIVDIAPRADDALVIDLAIRQQRVLLTEDKDFGQLVYASTRSAGGVILTRFPGKVRASLPQAVLTLVNEKGEKLLGHFVVVQPGRIRIGQNPGV